taaacacgacATGCACGATCTGtgcgtagatgtatgaatgtggaGGTGTGAGAAGTATGCAACCGTGTATGGAAGTCCGTAATCTCTCcatacccctctgggttatggAGGTGACTTGTGTTGTTTCATACACAAtggacttttttatttttatgaaagtaATGTTCTGTTCTTATTTCTGAAGTATATTCTgggttaaattaattttgaatatacgaTAGCCGCGTTGCTAGATAACTACTCAAGCTTCTGTGATTATGTCCCCCATTACGCCGCCAACTTGCCAGTACTACAGCCGTCTCAAAGGGTTGACAAATAGCTCTACGCAAACCAATCTTACTTTCAATACACAATATCTATTATCATGATTACTGTTACGAGctcagataaatatttttaaattaattttatatcttaactTGTTTAATTTCTCAGGTCTGGCTGGATTAGCGTCGGCAGTTGGGTATGGCGTCTATTCGTTCAGAAACCGCGGCAAGATGAGCACCAGCGTTTATCTAATGCAGTTCCGTGTCATCTCGCAAGGCATCGCCGTCGGCGCCATTACCGTGGGCATGGCTTACACGCTTTACAACAACCACTTCAATAAGCCTAGACCAAATGCCATCACTGGGAACGTAGCCAGTATAGCAACACCTAATGAGCATTAATACTAAAGTTAGGTTTTAAGTTGTGATTActgtgtaatttatttattacttaaggtATTTAACGATACACGTAAATAAGTGTTACCTATGTAAATATGATGTAAATTCGACATTCGATATatatacgaaataaaaaacaagtatTACAATTCAATGTTATTATTGTAGTACAATAATAgggaataaaacatgtaactTTTGAACTCTATGTATAGAAgagttaaatgaaataaaaattatagattattttCCAACAGACAGTAACagcaacattatttaaattgtaagcaTGTCTACATTTAAGTCACTCCTCATCCTAAGTGCTTGTTCATATCTAACCTCGAAGGAGCAATCATGAGTAAAGACCTATTTACACAATGCCAGTTTCTTGCCTGTtgcaaacaattaaattgaagCAATAAATGCGTTGTATAGTCTAAACGACAGTTTCTtacaattatgaaaattaaattaaatgtgcaatttattacattcaattATTGTTCTGATACATACAAGAAAGTGGTATTGTCTAAATAGGTCTTAAATCGCGAGCTCCACTTCTAGTTAGATGTATTCACTCTCTTATTCAATGTCATATGTTTGAAATTTCACGACCACGCCCACGAGTTACAACATATGAACAAGCACTTAATCTCTTGAACAATTCTGAAGAGTATTTAaatagaagaattaaaaaaaaataaagatcatCTTCTCTAGTTACTGTAAATGaggaaaatttcttttttttatctatcacaaattttttaaaatataacaattccgtataataaatgtcaaacaataatttattaaatatgttaatatcacatttaaaacagtttttttttattcagttaaatattttcttcaaacttaatactgttttttataagacacaagactattttaaataataattaaaaagttagatTAAAAATTCGAATGAAATCTAGTGATGCATTTGAAATCTACGTATTGGAAGTAATGACCCAAACAATACATGTTGGATAGCGGGAAATTTGGACAGAACTTCTttcttatacattttaatgagaccttgatttatttttgaccaTGAACCGACAGCACTGATGCTCCACAACTGGTTAGAATGCTCCGCAAACGGACCCGTTTTCACTTCTTTAATATACTTAATGCATGACAAGAACATGTATTCATCTGAaaatttttcaacaatttCATCTTCTAAGAACTTTGCCGGTGGATATATCCTTGGATGATCGACAAGCTGTGAACTACCCCAGATGAAAGGCACAAACTGGTAGTCATCAAGGCTCCACACACCATGGCTTCCTGCTGGCTCCATTCTATATGTCTTCTGCAGTTTCCTCGCTATATTGagatatttattgaataacatGAACACAGTTGCAACATTATCTTCTGGAACTAGGCAACCTATTTTGTAAAGACAGCAtagaaacattataaatgacaTTTCGTGTCCAGTTCCATAGTCTATGCGAGTGGCATTACCAAAGCTCTCCTCGAGGTATGCTTTAATTTCTGGTATGGTCAGATGAAGGTTTTGATCTAGAGCTTCTTGAAGATATATTGTTGTGTTGCTCTTTACTTGTGTGAGCCATTCTCTAAATGCAGTATTGCCAAATCTTTGGGGTTGTTCAACAGGGGGACAGTTGTCTATCaacttatcaattttattcaacatgtccatcatttttattaaattaggtgACACTTTACAATCAACAGAGAGTGGTTTGCCTTTAATTGCTTCGTTTAGTGTAGCTATAAAGCCTGTGTACTCCATATACGCTTCAGACTTCTCCCATATTGCCATATCAGTGATTGTTTTGACAGCTTTTTCTGGCTCCAAAAATCTATGATTAGGTGAGAATGGAACTGAATTCTCCTTCTTAGTTCCATCTCCAATAGGATTTTCAATGTTCATctgaaaaaaaacagaattaaatatataaataacaggAACACAACTATATTATATGActgataaatgaaattatcaaTTGTCatgtgtttatttacatttaaaataaaaatctactcTGATATATTGTTTAGAAACCTTAACCACAGTCATATGAAAAGGCTGTATTCTGTTCGTATTCTTATTAGTAAAACCAATCTTACGACTATTTCGATAAGTACAACTAGTGAAGGTCACAAGTGTCAAACGCAGGTTAACGCAATGCTTGTTTTCATTCGTAAATAAGTTAGTAGTATAGTTTGTGttcaatgtattaaataaggCACATTACAATGGAGAGAATATTGCGAGGTATTATGAGATACCGAGTGCTTGATAGAGCGAGCATGGTAAAACAATTTCAAGAAGTACGCGACAATCCAGTGGTAAGTAAATCACTAACCTTGTTTTTGGTGAACTGTATGTACTTTATATTTGCattgatgttttattaactttgatCAATGTAGTATCTAAAACAGTCCAGAATTTTGCCTATAGGATAATAATGCCTCCAAAAGATTAAACCTTATTACGtattagattaatataatccaacattcatatttttcatttattgggTGACAATgacagataaatattttaaaataaaagctcaACTCACAGACTCTGACACTTCATGTCTTACAGCCACCGTACATATTACAGACGAGATAAAAAACGCTCGTGATATGATACCTTTTTCTATAGttgtatgttttaattcattaaaattatacttaattattttatcttaattttagcCTAAAGCGATTTTTTATACATGCATGGATAGCAGAATGATTCCCACACGATTCACGGAAACAAGCGTCGGAGATATGTTTGTAGGTTTGTTACTGTTGATTATataattagaataaattacaaaaaattgaattatttattgctaTATATCTTTCCTTTGAAATAAGCTTTTTtcgaaatgttttgtttaaaaccgTGATTTAGGtggtttatataaatatacccttagaataaagaacaagaaatttttttataactgtgccgaatatgtaaaaataaatacaaggcTAGCCAATATTTCGTCATAgcatagaatttattttgatttgtttcTTACAGTGCGAAATGCTGGGAATCTTATCCCGCATTCTGAACATTTTGTAGATGAAATGACAAGTTGTGAACCAGCAGGATTAGAGCTAAGCTGCATAGTAAATGATATAAGGCATGTTATAGTTTGCGGTCATAGTGACTGCAAAGCAAtgaatcttttatataaacttaaaagtaAAGAAGAATCTAACATTGTTAGTAAgacgttttaatataaataattaacaactcaGACAATTTTTCGatgtaattgttattatacataattacattGCTGTGGGCGtcttatcataaaaataattgattttttaaagtgCTTTATTTACGGCGCTCAATgcctattttaaatgtttattactttaagCTTTCTGGACCAAGCCCAGATCAACCCGCAGTTATAGCGCCTTTGACGATGATTAATACTGGAATCTAAACGAGAAAAACTTAATGCGCtctttaaatttcatcaagatccgttgagccgttccggaaataccttcaaataaacatccatctatacattcgcatttataatattagtaagataatactAGAAGTGTTTTGCATGAAATTTTGGTgtctataaaacatttttataacatcatattaacttttgttattaaatcacAGGAACAGAGAAGAATATCTCCACTCAAGTCATGGCTATGTACACACGGCAAGACTAGCCTCAATAAATTTCTACAAATGGATGGTGACTTTGCGAAGCCTATGTTATTCACAGCTGAAACACCACAAAGAAAATTCGTTGCCTATATTGAtccagaaaataaattttgcattGAAGATAAACTGTCACAGGTTAGCCATGATGTCGCAATTAACATTTTGGTAAAAGGAGTTccgttaaagtaaaaaaatgatgCAGGTTTCATTTACCAATgctatttgtttgttttaaggtcaATACTCTGCAACAGTTACAAAATGTTGCTTCATACGGCATGTTAAAGAAGAGATTAGAGAAGCATGATTTACATATCCATGCACTTTGGTTTGATATATACACTGgagatattttttacttcagcaGACGAgctaaaagatttattataatagatgAATCGACATATGAATGTATTTTGGCTGAAATCCGACGATATTATTCTTAGTGATTCGCAAATCCACGTTGTCACTTAGGTCTATAGttaaacttaatataatacCTATATGAATTTAGTGTTCCTTAAACATATGTGCATTATGAAATATGtgtacaagaaaaaaatatttaaaaactaaaatgggaccaaaatttttaattgcttaAAATATGGTGTGAGTAATTGctattatgaatgaaaatttgcTTTTTACTTAAAAGTAATGGTGTATGtcttatttaacttataataaagcaaagtaataaaaacgtATATGTACGAATTAACGttgtagaatattttttataaaatgtgaattatatattttataaaattttgtaaacatattAAGATGGTGCCTATCAGttgcaaatataatcaatgttattttctcttattttttgtaaatcaacttaattttacttttttactactgactaagatttttttagatttcatttttaatgagggtaatattaaagaaaactgttggaataaaaaataaatgttgatgTAGAGcaagtttaattaagtttttcaagataataaacgattttatttaaactgttatatcaagttttaaaataatgcagtgtaaataaatatttttgagtttATAGTATCAATGACAACAATTTCTTTGCCTAAATCAAAGGAAACTAACGATGTCATCTGTCAGTGTCACAGTGACAATGACTTACTAACATGGGAAAAATTTTTCAAGGTTAGGAAGGTAAGGAGTgatgcaatgtaacaaaattttaaattattatataatttattaattggtCGCCCAATACGATAAATCTCAGAAATACAaaggtaaatattattatttcaaaaattaaagtattattttttaaaatatagtttcattaatttgacaatgtcataatttttttaaggattttATTCATCAGAAATGGCTAATTCGCAGCCTATATTTGATTACCGCGATGAATCTCACGCTGACAAGTTAGCCAGAAAATCTAAAGATTCACCATTTATGATAATTGGtaagatattgttttattatattaatgcaAATATACTTCATTCAGCCTCTATTAAACACGTTCCTCTTTAGAAAAGTATGTTTAGTTGTACGCGCATTAAAATTGTTGGTAATCAACTTCAAAAATTTTTCTCTGTTTTCTTAAGTCTATAATTTACATAGATGAGTTTCAAAAGAATTATGTTTGTCTTTTCAAATACCTTGGCGGCCTAAGATCATTGGCGCATTACTCAGTGCCCTCCCCCCGCATCCCACTACACCTAACATTGTGTCCTCCGAAGCAATTCATGTTACGAGGCACCAATATATCTGAAAACTGCTGTTCTGTTCTACTGTGCAGTTAGGAATACTAATTAGTTGTAACACATTGAAATGATTGTTATTTTCCAGGTATCATTGGCCTTATTGGTGTTTGTGGATTTGGGGCATACAAATTCAAGACAAGAGGTCAAATGAGCACAAGTGTGTTCTTAATGCAACTTAGAGTAGCCGCTCAAGGCACAGTTGTGTCTGCATTGACATTGGGCTTAGCATACACATTAGCCAagaaacatttgtttaaagaTGACAAAGCAGAATaatgatattttgtattaatctagtaaaattacttaaaccAGTCTAAAGCTAAACTTTGCTACCTCAAAATTTCACAATGTTTAGAACTGATAGAAATCTCAAATtatctcattttatttttgtaatgtcttttttttaaataatgcacCTAGTTATGTAGATgctgatttaattaatttgtagtaTTATTTAGGAGCAAAGCTCAGCTTCTGTGATCATTAGAATATTTCTTTTGTGTTAGAGGTCTGGTTTAAATTTTGTGATAtgtgtaacatatttaattttaagaattaatttatttattaaatgattcaagctttaatttcgtttaaatattgcttaacctcatttcattttttcacaaattagATACCACAGGAAGAGCCAGATATGAGCACCTCAACATCAATAATAGCTTAACAGTAGTTACAGCTTACTGTGTGTGGGTTtgtaagaccaaaatctctgtttaaaatgtattgtcatttctgttttgtcaaagaacagggatgacaatatattttatacacagattttggtgtcagaaatcttaggttaaataaataagcatCTCACACCTTCAGCTCACATGGAGTTTCAATTGTCCTAACCTAACTAAAAAAACATCTCCTTTTGAAGGATAATGaggataaaattgttttagcaGAGGAAGCTCGCAGCCAGTCTCTTGCAATctcatatttgtaattatttacgaTTCCCCTTTTATAAAAAGCTAGCAAcagttaaatattgaaaatgtgCATTAGTACCATTGGTAGAGAAATCTCAACTAATATCTTCCCCAATCACATTTTATACTGACagagtaataaaacattaacataaataaataattataatttattaataacatacatataaatcttggaagaaaacaatattaacatatttaagctacaataattagttaatttcaaaaagtaatcttgtataaaatacaacGTCAACTAATCACTTTTACTACAATCAGATTGTCCTTTAGTAACTTTTAGAATGTAATTTGGAATGGTCAAGTCATCTTTGTCAGAAGTGGAATGATTTCGAATGGAATTTGATGTAACCTTTACAGACGACAAGTCATCGGCGTTACTGAACAAGCCGTTCGAAGTGTTCGAACTGGAAGTGGATTTATACGTCATTGATCTAAAAATTTGTACAGGTGTCGATGTCCGTGCTCTGTTGCTGGTGCAATTACCTACACTGTTGCCAGATTGGTCGTGTTCTACTATTTTCTTCATTTCTTCAGGCATCTTAGTCTCATATAAAGAAATGAATTCTTGATCGGTTAAATCTTTAGAAGATGGatttgtaaaaagtattttcttgGCAAGTTGATTGGTAAGAAATTCTTTGACAGTCATAGAATTTGACAAAGACGTTTGCTGTTCAAGATTTTTGGATGGATCATCTTTCGAGCTTCGTCTTGTCGTTGTATTGACATGTTGTAGCGCTAAAATGTAATCAGCATTTGATTGAGGGATACTACCAATTTTACTCCGAGTTTGAGGTCCACTCGAGCTGGAAGTATTTGATGACGAGGAGAGGGCAAGACGCTCCTTAGTTTTCTTGAGCGTAGACGAAGCCCAGCCCATACCTAATTTTTGGAATGCATTTTCCAAATCTGGATTTGAAGAGATGCTCAATGTATCAGAAGtttctacaatatttttgcCTTGGTGTAAAATAGTTGTTCTTTTCTTGTCTTTGTTTGAATTTGACAAAGCTAATAGAGACATTGATGATTCTGATGTGGTACTCGTGTTAACATTAGACGCCGTGTCAAATTTAAAAggttcattaattatttttctcttcaATAATTCTGCTATAACATCCGGTAAACTATTTTCAGAATGTAAAGAACTCAAGTCATCGTTCGTTAAAACGCTTTTTAAATGATCGTCCAAAATGGATGCGTCGccgttttcaatattttttttcttagtgaATTCTTTAATACTGATAAACGGTTTTagcataatttcattaaattgctGCATGTCCATCATAGGTAACTTTGAGTTGTCAGAAGAATCACCATTTAAATCTGTGGTCTTGGGAAGTTTTCTTAATGCACTCATTGTGGCTTTTAATGAATCTGTTTCGAGGCATTCCATTCTCGAAGTAGATGGTGAAATGTTTAAAGTGCTCTTACGGGCTTGCTCTGTATTAGTATTATCTACTTTTTTGACTGAAGCATTAGAAATAACATCAGCATTAATATCGTTGCGTGATtgactttttacttttaaactcATAGGCGAATCTACTTCCAGCACCGTCGATAATTCATGGGGAATTACATGATCTTGatcatttttgaaataaattctcGATAATGCTGGCGGCGGCTTTGACTTCGGTCTTTGTtgattttctatatttaaactttctttGCTAGATGCAAGTGTGATCATAGAGTCAGCTTCAGATAGAGGATTCGAAAAGTTTATTAGTTTTGGAATATCAGAAAGTAACGGGGTAAATGTATtattgtctattttattttccttctcTTCTATTGGAGCAGAGGGCTTGTGAACTTCAGGAACAATAACGGCCGGAGATAAAGTTTTttctatagatttttttctgttcCTTTCTGCCTCTGAGTCCGAGGTAGAGTCAGATGATGTTAGTTGACTGTAAAATAACGACTTGTTTCGTCTTACTTCTTCGAGCACCTTGGCAAGATTTGATAAACGTTTTGTACACTTTTCTGTGAGATCAGCAATCTTTTCCATATTCTGAAGCTTACCTTCAGCAACTTTCACAAGATTTTCTTCGGAAACAAATACATTAGTTTGTGTCGATGTGTTAGAAGGCGGGATGTGTAATTTATCTTGatgattgtttttaattgtattttctgAATGTGAGGAAGGAGGAAAGTTATCAGATCTACATCGAAGCGGCACCGAACCATTTGAAACTATATTATCATACGTAGGTTTCTGGTCTTTTGCGCCTGTTACTATTTTCTTTGGctgtgtagattttttttcatctgtTTTATTACAGCTATTAGATATTAAACAATCTGGCTGATCACTGGTATCAGTTTTATAAGACGAGGATGTTGTTGTCGACTTGGATGCTTGAATCTcatgtaaataatttctagGCTCATTTGTTGTAGAAAccttttttgaaatatttaatgattttactttatgtagttgttttcgtttatttaattttgtatgcagttttgaatgtttgtttgcttGATCATTTGCACGTTTCGCGAGTTCTGCATCATTTGTATCATCTTTAAGTTTTAgatcattaataattttctccttcagaatatttttaatttgttccaatgatatttttttctcggCTAATGATTTGCCTTTTAGATTAAGATTGTCATTTATAATGGAACTGCTCGGTGTAGGTACGGAACTGCATTCTtcgtttattatttcaatagccTTCATGCCCTCTTTGTTAAGTTCTAGTAACTTATTTACATATTCTTTAACTAAGGGATTTAATggagttttaatttttcttttcgaTACATTAGTTTTGGAATATTTAACATGCTTATTCGGTACGTCGCGTACTGACATGGATTTACGATGATTACAACTTTTAGTTCCTTTTGCTTcctttttatgtttgtgaCAGGTTTTTATCTTGCTACACGCACAGCAGATTCTTGAATAAACACTATCTGtagttgttttgtaatttttacaacaagcaTCACTTAATTCACCAGCACTACTTATATTATTCGACGTGAATATATCTTCGACCTGATAATTCAGTTTCTTGCTATTTGGTACAGGCTCACTTTggtgttttgatttttttcttctctgACCATGATGTTTGCATTTACaagtttgaaaatttttataggACATAGAATTATGCGACTCCTTTATTGAATCATAAGTTTCATCATACGAGGCGTCGTAATCTCGTTTAGAAAACTTAGGCATGATAATGTCTGGTGGACTCATATAAGCAGTAGATGTGGAACTCATGTGCATGAAAATTGGTTTGTGAATTGGAGAACTCGTTGTCTGTGTGTAGGTCGAAGTAGCATGTTTAGTGACAGTGCATGTTGTTGGATTATTAGCATATACACTGTTCTCTCTGCGCTCATCTTGACTGCCCACTGATTTTGATTTCTGAGGGCTAGTTTTTGCAGAAACTGGGTCCGTTGGTTTGTGGGATGTTACATTAGTCAATGGACTAGTTTTCTCTTCTGTATGTGTTTCAGTAACTTCACGAGTagcattttcattaatatcgACTTCTGGCGCAGGACTTTGCGCAGGCACATTTATATTCttggtatttttatttgtatcttCATCCTGATTTTTAAGTTTCTCTTCCTGAGCGCCATCTTTtgcgttttcttttttcctgAGTTGTATAACTACTTCGTAAGCTTCATCTTTGAGGTAGCCTGTTGTTCCAACATAAAACTTTCCATTCTCTTGGCAGACGTCGTCGATAACCTTTAGACAACCATTATTAGGTGCAACATTTTCGCCAATTTTGAGAGACGTAGTGGAAGTAGCAGCTGAGGGATAGTGAATCGTCTGTCCTTCTGCATGATTTGTATTCATTGCACATTGGCATTTAAAAACAGATCTGAAAAggacaataaaataagatgTTTTCATGTcttctcttattttttttttattttgcatactTAAAAGGCAAATTattcattacaaattaaaaataaaaacagatataCCTTTCATTGGTACCAGTGTCGGTCGGGACATTCCGAGAATGGAcatctaaaacaaaatattaaaaaaaaagtttaaaactaaaaatataatatttggtaCGAATCCAAAGATCTAATTTGACGATAGCAAGAACTagcttttttattagttatttaaaaaaaacttaagcatACTAAATAAAGACtgattcataaaatattttattaaaatgtatacctTGACAATGCAATTTGACACATGAACACTGACGTACACCATCTC
This sequence is a window from Papilio machaon chromosome 3, ilPapMach1.1, whole genome shotgun sequence. Protein-coding genes within it:
- the LOC106712281 gene encoding uncharacterized protein LOC106712281 isoform X1; translation: MTSEVDFVKTNEFIQRRKLRLQQVREQSKDIAKKIRQRAKEETLRQVIDVDSQRKKQYLECQKQFVDKLQEIYAKGLEDVGKGHKNASKQLQQGFEKKVDKSKLRGKEAVAEVRRRKQEILDKKKELLDRKLFAREVANEISREKSNVVAKTLITEKESNFAADNKEPENDNQRNVVEPVEKVDMGTQLNLNEPTNGYQTDIPELLLPENETIRDPVDVPEKLERSKRPNLFALSDEMPSSLRGGAVNTPQSQQMKSAVNLVSEHIQNRHLRLRETEARLNKRQDEELRNIKHTIMQSRASKLKVNGINKDNCASTNSVDTAQKGSVTMYNHLTKDTRTMLTNDDDLVIREEHFDDDAFTKAQKEDTNDNVKQKEIHSKIAERRNKVAMTKDNVDKEYRDTLAFLNSLPKDMSDKPIRNAFMDENRQQQLKEKREQKLTDEYRNVERQCRGHHKCKHLKCCQSNSKSAINKNDDSNDDSQYTWVPVPEIPKKQSVDDVINKHGNTVKFSNKNDYHEYRSSRKHSPPTKDIPVKSKVSSRYVETAIIKEVGDETTDCSSIVSDTTTSENFALNRRNKKDILEELDPQLTDADRIIIYKILNSKNDKKKKCSKNKLVDKVRSAKESVCENIHNEKSTQKTEDNIKSKTSFDQLTEGIYKAVNKNGDNLTSLQLCDPSSSDKDLQQGDGVRQCSCVKLHCQDVHSRNVPTDTGTNERSVFKCQCAMNTNHAEGQTIHYPSAATSTTSLKIGENVAPNNGCLKVIDDVCQENGKFYVGTTGYLKDEAYEVVIQLRKKENAKDGAQEEKLKNQDEDTNKNTKNINVPAQSPAPEVDINENATREVTETHTEEKTSPLTNVTSHKPTDPVSAKTSPQKSKSVGSQDERRENSVYANNPTTCTVTKHATSTYTQTTSSPIHKPIFMHMSSTSTAYMSPPDIIMPKFSKRDYDASYDETYDSIKESHNSMSYKNFQTCKCKHHGQRRKKSKHQSEPVPNSKKLNYQVEDIFTSNNISSAGELSDACCKNYKTTTDSVYSRICCACSKIKTCHKHKKEAKGTKSCNHRKSMSVRDVPNKHVKYSKTNVSKRKIKTPLNPLVKEYVNKLLELNKEGMKAIEIINEECSSVPTPSSSIINDNLNLKGKSLAEKKISLEQIKNILKEKIINDLKLKDDTNDAELAKRANDQANKHSKLHTKLNKRKQLHKVKSLNISKKVSTTNEPRNYLHEIQASKSTTTSSSYKTDTSDQPDCLISNSCNKTDEKKSTQPKKIVTGAKDQKPTYDNIVSNGSVPLRCRSDNFPPSSHSENTIKNNHQDKLHIPPSNTSTQTNVFVSEENLVKVAEGKLQNMEKIADLTEKCTKRLSNLAKVLEEVRRNKSLFYSQLTSSDSTSDSEAERNRKKSIEKTLSPAVIVPEVHKPSAPIEEKENKIDNNTFTPLLSDIPKLINFSNPLSEADSMITLASSKESLNIENQQRPKSKPPPALSRIYFKNDQDHVIPHELSTVLEVDSPMSLKVKSQSRNDINADVISNASVKKVDNTNTEQARKSTLNISPSTSRMECLETDSLKATMSALRKLPKTTDLNGDSSDNSKLPMMDMQQFNEIMLKPFISIKEFTKKKNIENGDASILDDHLKSVLTNDDLSSLHSENSLPDVIAELLKRKIINEPFKFDTASNVNTSTTSESSMSLLALSNSNKDKKRTTILHQGKNIVETSDTLSISSNPDLENAFQKLGMGWASSTLKKTKERLALSSSSNTSSSSGPQTRSKIGSIPQSNADYILALQHVNTTTRRSSKDDPSKNLEQQTSLSNSMTVKEFLTNQLAKKILFTNPSSKDLTDQEFISLYETKMPEEMKKIVEHDQSGNSVGNCTSNRARTSTPVQIFRSMTYKSTSSSNTSNGLFSNADDLSSVKVTSNSIRNHSTSDKDDLTIPNYILKVTKGQSDCSKSD
- the LOC106712281 gene encoding uncharacterized protein LOC106712281 isoform X2, giving the protein MHKLEQSAFATNNSYSRSFKQPVNGINKDNCASTNSVDTAQKGSVTMYNHLTKDTRTMLTNDDDLVIREEHFDDDAFTKAQKEDTNDNVKQKEIHSKIAERRNKVAMTKDNVDKEYRDTLAFLNSLPKDMSDKPIRNAFMDENRQQQLKEKREQKLTDEYRNVERQCRGHHKCKHLKCCQSNSKSAINKNDDSNDDSQYTWVPVPEIPKKQSVDDVINKHGNTVKFSNKNDYHEYRSSRKHSPPTKDIPVKSKVSSRYVETAIIKEVGDETTDCSSIVSDTTTSENFALNRRNKKDILEELDPQLTDADRIIIYKILNSKNDKKKKCSKNKLVDKVRSAKESVCENIHNEKSTQKTEDNIKSKTSFDQLTEGIYKAVNKNGDNLTSLQLCDPSSSDKDLQQGDGVRQCSCVKLHCQDVHSRNVPTDTGTNERSVFKCQCAMNTNHAEGQTIHYPSAATSTTSLKIGENVAPNNGCLKVIDDVCQENGKFYVGTTGYLKDEAYEVVIQLRKKENAKDGAQEEKLKNQDEDTNKNTKNINVPAQSPAPEVDINENATREVTETHTEEKTSPLTNVTSHKPTDPVSAKTSPQKSKSVGSQDERRENSVYANNPTTCTVTKHATSTYTQTTSSPIHKPIFMHMSSTSTAYMSPPDIIMPKFSKRDYDASYDETYDSIKESHNSMSYKNFQTCKCKHHGQRRKKSKHQSEPVPNSKKLNYQVEDIFTSNNISSAGELSDACCKNYKTTTDSVYSRICCACSKIKTCHKHKKEAKGTKSCNHRKSMSVRDVPNKHVKYSKTNVSKRKIKTPLNPLVKEYVNKLLELNKEGMKAIEIINEECSSVPTPSSSIINDNLNLKGKSLAEKKISLEQIKNILKEKIINDLKLKDDTNDAELAKRANDQANKHSKLHTKLNKRKQLHKVKSLNISKKVSTTNEPRNYLHEIQASKSTTTSSSYKTDTSDQPDCLISNSCNKTDEKKSTQPKKIVTGAKDQKPTYDNIVSNGSVPLRCRSDNFPPSSHSENTIKNNHQDKLHIPPSNTSTQTNVFVSEENLVKVAEGKLQNMEKIADLTEKCTKRLSNLAKVLEEVRRNKSLFYSQLTSSDSTSDSEAERNRKKSIEKTLSPAVIVPEVHKPSAPIEEKENKIDNNTFTPLLSDIPKLINFSNPLSEADSMITLASSKESLNIENQQRPKSKPPPALSRIYFKNDQDHVIPHELSTVLEVDSPMSLKVKSQSRNDINADVISNASVKKVDNTNTEQARKSTLNISPSTSRMECLETDSLKATMSALRKLPKTTDLNGDSSDNSKLPMMDMQQFNEIMLKPFISIKEFTKKKNIENGDASILDDHLKSVLTNDDLSSLHSENSLPDVIAELLKRKIINEPFKFDTASNVNTSTTSESSMSLLALSNSNKDKKRTTILHQGKNIVETSDTLSISSNPDLENAFQKLGMGWASSTLKKTKERLALSSSSNTSSSSGPQTRSKIGSIPQSNADYILALQHVNTTTRRSSKDDPSKNLEQQTSLSNSMTVKEFLTNQLAKKILFTNPSSKDLTDQEFISLYETKMPEEMKKIVEHDQSGNSVGNCTSNRARTSTPVQIFRSMTYKSTSSSNTSNGLFSNADDLSSVKVTSNSIRNHSTSDKDDLTIPNYILKVTKGQSDCSKSD